Proteins from a single region of Aerococcus viridans:
- the glmS gene encoding glutamine--fructose-6-phosphate transaminase (isomerizing) — MCGIVGYIGNGSAQEVLLNGLERLEYRGYDSAGVYVVDGNGQNGHLFREEGRIAKLQSGVDMSLDAHTGIGHTRWATHGEPSVRNAHPHQSSTSRFTLVHNGVIENYREMKEDYLSDVTFHSDTDTEVAINLIEHFALTEGIDAETAFLKALNVIEGSYAFALIDSEQPGVVFAAKNKSPLLIGKGTDFNTIVSDAMASIDLTDQYIEIHDGEMVILTEENVTIKNLAGETIERAPYTAQLDANDLDKGTYPYYMIKEIDEQPAVMRRIIQEYSDDNNELTVDQEIIDAIKASDRIYIIGAGTSMHAGLVGKNIIEKMVNIPVEVHVASEFAYNMPVLSEKPFFIYLTQSGETADSRQVLVQTNKLGYKSLTITNVKGSTLSREADYTLLLHAGPEIAVASTKAYTGQIAVMAVLAEALRRDLGFEAQFDMEHELSIIANAIQVMIDDKDEIHALATELFTDKASAFYIGRGIDYEVSREAALKVKEISYIQAEGFASGELKHGTISLIEDGTPVIGVITQENTAAHSRGNIEEVRSRGANTLIIAMEGLDREGDDIVIPAVEPLLSALVSVIPTQLLAYYASLDRGLDVDKPRNLAKSVTVE, encoded by the coding sequence ATGTGTGGTATTGTAGGTTATATTGGAAATGGATCAGCTCAAGAGGTGTTATTAAACGGTTTAGAGCGTTTAGAGTACCGTGGTTATGATTCAGCAGGTGTATACGTTGTCGATGGAAATGGTCAAAACGGTCATTTATTTAGAGAAGAAGGACGTATCGCTAAACTACAAAGTGGAGTGGACATGTCATTAGATGCCCACACAGGTATTGGACATACACGTTGGGCAACACACGGTGAACCAAGTGTTCGCAATGCCCATCCACATCAATCATCAACAAGTCGTTTCACATTAGTACATAACGGTGTTATCGAAAATTACCGTGAAATGAAAGAAGACTACCTATCTGACGTGACTTTCCACTCAGATACAGATACAGAAGTAGCTATTAACTTAATCGAACACTTCGCATTAACAGAAGGTATAGATGCAGAAACTGCATTCTTAAAAGCCTTAAACGTGATTGAAGGTTCATACGCATTTGCATTAATCGATTCAGAACAACCAGGTGTGGTATTTGCAGCGAAAAACAAATCACCTTTATTAATCGGTAAAGGTACTGACTTCAATACAATCGTTTCTGATGCAATGGCATCAATTGACTTAACTGATCAATACATTGAAATTCATGACGGTGAAATGGTTATCTTAACCGAAGAAAACGTTACAATTAAAAACTTAGCTGGCGAAACTATCGAACGTGCACCATATACTGCACAATTAGATGCCAATGATTTAGATAAAGGGACATACCCTTACTACATGATTAAAGAAATTGATGAGCAACCAGCTGTAATGCGTCGTATTATCCAAGAATACTCTGACGATAACAACGAATTAACAGTTGACCAAGAAATCATCGATGCGATTAAAGCCAGCGACCGTATCTACATCATCGGCGCGGGTACTTCAATGCATGCAGGTTTAGTTGGTAAAAATATCATCGAAAAAATGGTTAACATTCCAGTTGAAGTTCATGTAGCATCTGAATTTGCTTATAACATGCCGGTATTGAGTGAAAAACCATTCTTCATCTACTTAACACAATCTGGTGAAACTGCAGATAGTCGTCAAGTATTGGTTCAAACCAACAAATTAGGCTACAAATCATTAACAATCACTAACGTGAAAGGTTCTACTTTATCACGTGAAGCTGACTACACATTATTATTACACGCAGGTCCAGAAATCGCTGTAGCATCTACTAAAGCATATACTGGTCAAATCGCAGTAATGGCTGTATTAGCTGAAGCTTTACGTCGTGACTTAGGATTCGAAGCACAATTTGACATGGAACATGAATTATCAATTATTGCTAATGCTATTCAAGTCATGATTGACGATAAAGATGAAATCCATGCGCTAGCAACTGAATTATTCACTGACAAAGCATCAGCCTTCTACATCGGCCGTGGTATCGACTACGAAGTAAGTCGTGAAGCTGCCTTGAAAGTTAAAGAGATTTCATATATTCAAGCTGAAGGTTTTGCTTCAGGTGAACTGAAACATGGTACAATCTCATTAATCGAAGATGGTACACCAGTAATCGGTGTAATCACACAAGAGAATACCGCTGCACACTCACGTGGCAATATTGAAGAAGTGCGTTCACGCGGAGCGAATACATTGATCATCGCTATGGAAGGTTTAGATCGTGAAGGTGATGACATTGTCATACCTGCTGTAGAACCGTTATTATCTGCACTTGTATCAGTAATTCCAACACAATTATTAGCATACTATGCCTCATTAGACCGCGGTTTAGATGTAGATAAGCCACGTAACCTAGCAAAATCAGTAACAGTAGAATAA
- a CDS encoding DUF421 domain-containing protein, which produces MLLSISLKLVFGLVSLMLVTRVLGKKALADVTPFDLIYTLVLGGILEESIYDDKLNIGHLVFALFLWAVLIYIIERIVQKNTKVSRLLKGEPSVIIRDGVINLKALSKNHIEMEQLRTMLRQQQCFSLENAKHVILESAGQVSVLKKSQEDSYISLMLVDHGIIQDRVLETHGLTRKWLLDNLNKEGYTILQEIIYVEWSAEKAFYILTNHDVMNKDYCIDG; this is translated from the coding sequence ATGCTACTTTCAATAAGCCTTAAACTCGTTTTTGGTTTAGTCAGCCTTATGCTAGTCACACGTGTATTAGGTAAAAAAGCTCTGGCGGACGTTACTCCTTTTGATCTTATTTATACTTTGGTATTAGGTGGCATTTTAGAGGAATCTATATATGACGATAAATTAAATATAGGACATCTTGTATTCGCTCTATTTCTATGGGCAGTCCTTATTTACATCATAGAAAGAATAGTGCAAAAAAATACAAAGGTAAGTCGTTTATTAAAAGGTGAACCTTCTGTCATTATTAGAGATGGTGTAATAAACTTAAAAGCGCTCTCTAAAAATCATATTGAAATGGAACAATTAAGGACCATGTTAAGGCAACAACAATGTTTTTCCCTTGAAAATGCTAAACACGTTATTCTAGAAAGCGCTGGCCAAGTCAGTGTATTGAAAAAATCTCAAGAAGATAGCTATATTTCCTTAATGCTTGTCGACCATGGCATTATTCAAGATAGGGTTTTGGAAACGCATGGCTTGACGAGAAAATGGTTATTGGATAATTTGAATAAAGAGGGTTATACCATATTGCAAGAGATTATATATGTAGAATGGTCTGCGGAAAAGGCGTTTTATATTCTAACCAATCATGATGTAATGAATAAAGACTATTGTATAGACGGCTAA
- a CDS encoding SDR family oxidoreductase: MSNLKNPKELYHKDGFPKQDQEGPALQNKMNPVPDCGEDTYKGSGKLTGRNALITGGDSGIGRAVAIAFAREGANVAIHFLPGEESDAEEVKELIEKEGRKALLLPYDFKEEGNGAKIVSDTVKAFGALDILVLNAAQQIAHEKLEDLPMQQVRDTFQVNIISMYESVKEAEKYLEPGSTIVTTSSVNSFNPSVHFFDYAVTNGAISTFTALLSGYFAPKGIRVNGVAPGPVWTPLQLDGGQLEGGLESFGQDTQLERSGQPAELAPTYVFLASNDSSYISGEIIKVTGGSTISTE; encoded by the coding sequence ATGTCTAACTTAAAAAATCCAAAGGAACTATATCATAAAGACGGATTCCCCAAGCAAGACCAAGAGGGACCGGCTCTGCAAAATAAAATGAACCCCGTACCTGACTGTGGTGAAGACACTTATAAAGGTTCAGGAAAACTAACCGGTCGTAATGCGCTAATTACAGGAGGAGATTCAGGTATTGGCCGAGCGGTAGCTATCGCTTTCGCAAGAGAAGGTGCCAATGTGGCCATCCATTTCTTACCAGGCGAAGAATCAGACGCTGAGGAAGTAAAAGAGTTGATTGAAAAAGAAGGTCGTAAAGCACTCTTATTACCATACGATTTTAAGGAAGAGGGAAATGGCGCTAAAATTGTGTCAGATACTGTTAAGGCCTTTGGTGCACTAGATATTTTAGTTTTAAATGCGGCGCAACAAATTGCTCATGAAAAACTTGAAGATCTACCAATGCAACAAGTGAGAGATACCTTCCAAGTAAATATTATCAGTATGTATGAATCAGTGAAAGAAGCTGAAAAATACTTAGAGCCTGGAAGTACAATTGTTACAACTTCTTCCGTGAATTCATTTAATCCTTCAGTTCATTTCTTTGATTACGCCGTAACTAACGGGGCAATATCAACTTTCACCGCCCTATTATCTGGATACTTTGCACCAAAAGGCATTCGGGTTAATGGTGTAGCACCTGGTCCAGTATGGACACCTTTACAATTAGATGGTGGACAGCTAGAAGGTGGACTCGAAAGTTTTGGGCAAGATACTCAACTAGAACGTTCTGGTCAGCCTGCTGAACTTGCACCGACTTATGTTTTTCTTGCTTCAAATGATTCTTCTTATATCAGTGGAGAAATTATTAAAGTTACAGGTGGTAGCACCATCTCTACTGAATAA
- a CDS encoding glucosamine-6-phosphate deaminase has protein sequence MDIKIFDTAKEASKEVFHEFEQALASGATTFGLATGSTPEDLYEYLTSSDLDFSNATALNLDEYFGLPANHPESYATFMDKHLFSKKPFKETFIPNGLATDVEAEIARYNALLDEHPIDLQILGIGQNAHIGFNEPGSSRYTKTQLVDLAESTIQANARFFDSVEDVPSKAFSMGLASIMQSKRILLLAFGESKAQAVKDMVEGPVTEEVPASLLQEHPNVTVYLDSAAASLLNK, from the coding sequence ATGGATATCAAGATTTTTGATACCGCAAAAGAAGCATCTAAAGAGGTTTTCCATGAATTTGAGCAAGCATTAGCCAGCGGCGCAACAACTTTTGGTTTAGCAACGGGTTCAACACCAGAAGATTTATATGAATATTTAACATCTTCTGACTTAGATTTTAGTAACGCAACTGCTTTAAACCTAGATGAATATTTTGGCTTGCCGGCTAACCACCCAGAAAGTTACGCAACTTTTATGGACAAGCACCTTTTCAGTAAGAAACCTTTCAAAGAAACGTTCATCCCTAACGGTTTAGCAACAGATGTTGAGGCAGAAATTGCTCGCTACAATGCACTATTAGATGAGCATCCAATTGACTTACAAATTCTAGGTATTGGGCAAAATGCGCATATCGGTTTCAACGAGCCAGGTTCTTCTCGCTATACGAAAACGCAATTAGTAGACTTAGCAGAAAGTACCATTCAAGCAAATGCTCGTTTCTTCGATTCTGTAGAAGATGTACCAAGCAAAGCTTTCTCTATGGGATTAGCATCTATCATGCAATCTAAACGTATACTACTACTCGCTTTTGGTGAATCTAAAGCTCAAGCGGTTAAGGATATGGTTGAAGGTCCTGTGACTGAAGAGGTACCTGCAAGTCTGTTACAAGAACATCCTAATGTGACTGTTTACCTAGATAGTGCTGCTGCAAGTCTCTTAAATAAATAG
- a CDS encoding PTS mannitol transporter subunit IICB, producing MSEKTKDSGLKASVQKLGSYLSSMVMPNIGSFIAWGIITALFIPDGWMPNEALANLVGPMRDYLLPILIGYTGGSMVYGQRGAVTGAIATMGAVVGASEIVTGQATVPMFIGAMVLGPLGGWAIKKFDEKFQDKIPSGFEMLVNNFSIGIIGFLLVLVGFYAVGPFVSGMTTIFATGVDWIIQRRLLPLANVFIEPAKILFLNNALNHGILTPLGSQQVAETGRSILYLLEANPGPGLGILLAFTVFGKGSARSSAPGAIIIHFLGGIHEIYFPYVMMKPLLFLAVIAGGVSGTLTFQLLNAALTGPASPGSIIAILGMTAPGAYIGVIGGVLVATLVSFLVAAPIIKMDREQDQDNFEESQAAAKVAKADSKGQSTKDTNAGSASVEGEIPATEDINSIIFACDAGMGSSAMGASLLRKKAKKLGYDMSITNTAISKLENQAGVLVITQEELTDRAKRQAPLASHVSVGNFLDGDRYDEILGKMQAASEEEASPVAPTSPAATTTDDVHVDVQLIQVPFHEDKPSASVMAASNLRNELKKAGSNLVVEAVPFAQLQNNPQTLIIVDADTVHPAKEVAPEAQFEEVSKLYEQNQYNKLLNKVN from the coding sequence ATGTCGGAGAAAACAAAAGATTCAGGTTTAAAGGCATCGGTTCAAAAATTAGGTTCTTATTTATCTAGTATGGTTATGCCCAATATCGGGTCATTTATTGCTTGGGGGATTATTACAGCACTGTTCATTCCAGATGGGTGGATGCCAAATGAAGCACTAGCAAACTTAGTAGGTCCAATGCGTGACTACCTACTACCAATTTTAATCGGTTATACCGGTGGTTCCATGGTTTATGGTCAACGTGGGGCTGTAACTGGTGCCATCGCCACAATGGGTGCGGTTGTAGGGGCCTCAGAAATTGTAACAGGTCAAGCAACAGTGCCAATGTTTATTGGGGCAATGGTTTTAGGTCCTTTAGGTGGTTGGGCCATCAAGAAATTTGATGAGAAATTCCAAGATAAAATCCCGTCAGGTTTTGAAATGTTGGTTAACAACTTCTCAATCGGGATTATCGGTTTCTTATTAGTATTAGTTGGTTTCTATGCAGTTGGGCCATTCGTTTCAGGGATGACAACCATCTTTGCAACAGGTGTAGACTGGATTATTCAAAGACGATTACTACCATTGGCTAATGTATTTATCGAGCCAGCCAAGATTCTATTCCTTAATAACGCATTGAACCATGGTATTTTAACGCCATTAGGGTCACAACAAGTAGCAGAAACAGGTCGTTCAATTCTTTACCTATTAGAAGCCAACCCAGGTCCAGGTCTAGGTATTCTATTAGCCTTTACCGTATTTGGAAAAGGCTCAGCAAGATCATCAGCACCGGGTGCGATTATTATCCACTTCCTAGGTGGTATTCATGAAATCTACTTCCCATATGTGATGATGAAACCTTTATTATTTCTAGCCGTTATTGCTGGTGGGGTATCAGGTACATTAACTTTCCAACTATTAAACGCAGCCTTAACTGGTCCAGCATCACCAGGTTCAATCATTGCTATCCTTGGTATGACAGCACCAGGTGCATACATCGGTGTTATCGGTGGGGTACTAGTTGCAACACTTGTTTCATTCTTGGTAGCGGCACCAATTATTAAAATGGACCGTGAACAAGACCAAGACAACTTTGAAGAAAGCCAAGCGGCGGCTAAAGTAGCCAAAGCAGATTCAAAAGGTCAATCAACTAAAGATACAAACGCTGGTTCAGCGTCAGTAGAAGGTGAAATTCCAGCGACAGAAGATATCAACAGCATTATTTTTGCATGTGACGCGGGTATGGGATCAAGTGCCATGGGTGCCTCTCTACTACGTAAAAAAGCGAAAAAATTAGGTTACGACATGTCGATTACCAACACAGCCATTTCTAAATTGGAAAATCAAGCGGGTGTCTTAGTTATCACGCAAGAAGAATTAACGGACCGTGCTAAACGACAAGCGCCTCTAGCTTCTCACGTATCAGTTGGAAACTTCTTAGACGGTGATCGTTACGATGAAATTTTAGGTAAAATGCAGGCAGCATCTGAAGAAGAGGCTAGTCCAGTAGCACCGACAAGTCCAGCAGCCACTACAACAGATGATGTTCATGTAGATGTGCAGTTAATTCAAGTACCTTTCCATGAAGATAAGCCGTCAGCTTCAGTCATGGCAGCATCTAACTTACGAAATGAATTGAAAAAAGCGGGCTCAAACCTTGTTGTTGAAGCAGTACCTTTTGCACAATTACAAAATAACCCGCAAACCTTGATTATCGTTGATGCAGACACGGTTCACCCTGCTAAAGAAGTGGCACCGGAAGCACAATTTGAAGAAGTTTCGAAATTATATGAGCAAAACCAGTACAACAAGCTGTTAAATAAGGTAAATTAG
- a CDS encoding BglG family transcription antiterminator: protein MKVYFTEREKSILKLFLAYPKGVTQKDIQDELDISKRTVYREISHIEESLRQLNLRLDKPRNEGYYLIGSDEDKAALRDQLNAHPYGDLSKAQRQNAIALMVLSGQGISTVEAMAYEFSVSTRTLNTDMASVKSSLSEYDIQIETSSHADLTVQGEEAVIRQLMVNLLDYNIKEIDFFLYFNQMSEENQLPHSEDAFFIQLIPREIYEMAHKVFKSDAIHHKLSNLPDNQLKTIILSFVVNIFRIQNGHSIHSEILAKDQSSHFIRLSHQMYEIIAKEMKLAIDFNERHMFARQLEGMNFNRPQNIFSNNFDTELSYRVAELTRKISNKTGYDFRQDNRLFEDLLTHLNAALKRLDQAISSDDIILDKMIAGYPNLHEAVDLSLKEVFPDVTFTKEEMAYIIIHYASSIERQPISRNLKIVILSAGGFGTSKILESRFANKIPEVKQLDIVKVSQMSKVDYDQYDLILSTSFLAGFKYPYQVISPLLLDDEIMAIRQEIKHLSQSKERTQASQPANGSADMQFERLYQLVNTANKILEKFDIHQVQSGETIEASLLQIIQGLSKQIVDDPNQVTKRVIERYLEAPIGIPHSNIALFHSTNPHVKEAFFSIYELDQPFEILGMDRTTIELKRILLLLAPEPLSRENELLLGKISSSIIDNDLNTEIYKSGTKAIVLQLLSALFVEETTTFE, encoded by the coding sequence ATGAAAGTGTATTTTACAGAGCGAGAAAAGAGCATCTTGAAACTGTTTCTGGCCTATCCAAAAGGTGTGACCCAAAAAGATATTCAAGATGAACTCGATATAAGCAAACGCACAGTGTATCGTGAAATTAGCCATATTGAAGAGTCGCTTAGACAGTTGAACTTGCGGTTAGACAAGCCAAGAAATGAAGGGTATTACCTGATTGGTAGCGATGAGGATAAGGCGGCGTTGAGGGACCAGCTCAATGCTCATCCTTATGGTGACTTATCTAAGGCCCAACGACAAAATGCCATTGCCTTAATGGTCTTGTCTGGTCAAGGGATCAGCACAGTTGAAGCCATGGCCTATGAATTTTCTGTGAGTACACGGACATTGAATACTGATATGGCTAGTGTTAAATCAAGTCTTAGTGAGTATGATATCCAAATTGAAACGTCTAGTCACGCTGACTTAACAGTTCAAGGCGAGGAAGCAGTTATTCGCCAATTAATGGTGAATCTCTTGGATTACAATATTAAAGAAATTGATTTCTTTCTTTATTTTAATCAAATGTCTGAAGAAAATCAGTTACCTCATTCAGAGGACGCTTTTTTCATTCAATTAATACCAAGAGAGATATATGAAATGGCGCATAAGGTCTTTAAGTCAGATGCGATTCATCATAAGTTGTCTAACTTACCAGATAACCAATTGAAGACGATTATTCTGAGTTTTGTGGTGAATATTTTCCGTATTCAAAATGGGCACAGTATTCATAGTGAAATTCTAGCGAAAGATCAGTCCAGTCATTTTATTCGGCTGTCGCATCAGATGTATGAAATTATTGCTAAGGAAATGAAACTAGCGATTGATTTCAATGAACGCCATATGTTTGCGCGTCAATTGGAAGGGATGAATTTTAATCGTCCGCAAAATATTTTCTCCAATAACTTTGATACGGAATTATCCTACCGCGTAGCGGAACTAACGAGAAAAATCTCTAATAAAACAGGTTATGACTTTAGACAGGACAACCGCTTGTTTGAAGATTTATTGACACATTTGAATGCAGCTTTAAAGCGTTTAGACCAAGCGATTTCAAGTGATGATATTATCTTAGATAAAATGATTGCAGGCTACCCTAATTTACATGAAGCAGTGGACCTATCATTGAAAGAGGTCTTTCCGGATGTTACCTTTACTAAGGAAGAGATGGCTTATATCATTATTCACTATGCTTCGTCTATTGAACGTCAGCCGATATCACGTAACTTAAAAATTGTTATCTTAAGTGCTGGCGGGTTTGGGACTAGCAAAATCTTGGAGAGCCGTTTTGCCAATAAGATTCCAGAAGTGAAGCAGTTGGATATTGTGAAGGTTTCGCAGATGTCGAAGGTGGATTATGACCAGTATGATTTGATTTTATCGACTAGTTTCCTGGCAGGCTTTAAATATCCATATCAGGTGATTTCGCCCTTACTTTTGGATGATGAGATTATGGCGATTCGGCAAGAAATTAAACACTTATCGCAGTCAAAAGAGCGTACCCAGGCTAGTCAACCGGCAAATGGGTCAGCGGACATGCAGTTTGAACGACTTTATCAATTGGTAAATACAGCCAATAAGATTCTAGAAAAATTTGACATTCACCAAGTCCAGTCTGGAGAAACAATAGAAGCTAGCTTATTACAAATCATCCAAGGCTTGTCCAAACAGATAGTGGATGATCCAAATCAAGTGACGAAACGAGTGATAGAACGCTATTTGGAAGCGCCCATTGGGATTCCGCATTCAAATATTGCCTTATTTCACTCAACAAATCCACATGTAAAGGAAGCTTTCTTCTCTATTTATGAATTAGACCAACCTTTTGAAATTTTGGGGATGGACCGGACGACGATTGAATTAAAAAGAATTTTATTACTATTGGCCCCCGAACCCCTATCTCGGGAAAATGAATTGTTGTTAGGTAAGATATCCTCTTCCATTATTGATAACGATTTGAATACGGAGATTTATAAGAGTGGAACAAAGGCCATTGTTTTACAATTATTGAGTGCACTATTTGTAGAAGAAACCACCACATTTGAATAA
- a CDS encoding PTS sugar transporter subunit IIA, producing the protein MELKKELMQLNNTFTSKEEAIRAAGQLLVQDGAVDADYVEGMIEREGIVSTYMGNFVAIPHGTDDSKNHVNHTAISFVQVPKGIDFSDDGKEEKLAMAVFGIAGVGDDHLDLLSKIAVFCSDVANVVRLGDAKTAEEVIDMLKEVEA; encoded by the coding sequence ATGGAATTGAAAAAAGAGTTAATGCAGTTGAATAATACATTTACTTCAAAAGAGGAAGCCATTCGTGCTGCTGGCCAATTATTGGTCCAAGACGGTGCGGTTGATGCGGATTATGTAGAGGGCATGATAGAACGTGAAGGTATTGTATCAACCTATATGGGGAATTTTGTAGCTATTCCACACGGTACAGATGATAGTAAAAACCACGTGAACCATACGGCAATTTCTTTCGTGCAAGTACCAAAGGGAATTGATTTCTCTGATGACGGTAAGGAAGAAAAATTAGCTATGGCTGTCTTTGGGATTGCTGGTGTGGGTGATGACCACTTAGATTTATTATCTAAAATTGCCGTCTTCTGTTCTGACGTAGCTAACGTTGTTCGTCTCGGAGATGCAAAAACGGCTGAAGAAGTGATTGATATGTTGAAGGAGGTTGAAGCGTAA
- a CDS encoding mannitol-1-phosphate 5-dehydrogenase, whose protein sequence is MKAVHFGAGNIGRGFIGEILHKNGFDITFVDINETLIDALNDRESYEIEYADDAHQRLTVSGFSGINNGKNPEAVSQAVAEADIVTTAIGPNILPYIAELIANGIKLRRENDDTRPMDIVACENMIGGTDFLNEKVSAYFDEADRVYVDQYIGFPNAAVDRIVPMQSHEDPLFVSVEPFSEWVIDQTNVKGTQIKLEGVLYVEDLLPYIERKLFSVNTGHATTAYTGKHYGYETIDQALKDDNVLQQLQAVLAETGALLIEKWDFDQEAHAAYANKIVGRFQNSHISDAITRVARTPIRKLGYDERFIRPIREAKERGLAYDALLETVAYIFEYSDADDEQSQELQKMLADQPLDQVIQTVTGLEDADLVAEIASKIK, encoded by the coding sequence ATGAAAGCTGTACATTTTGGTGCTGGTAATATTGGTCGTGGATTTATAGGTGAAATCCTACATAAGAATGGCTTTGACATTACTTTTGTGGATATTAATGAAACATTAATCGATGCTTTAAACGACCGTGAAAGTTACGAAATTGAATACGCTGATGATGCCCACCAACGCTTAACTGTTTCTGGTTTCAGTGGTATAAATAACGGGAAAAATCCTGAAGCGGTATCTCAAGCGGTAGCTGAAGCAGATATTGTGACCACTGCTATTGGGCCTAATATCCTACCTTACATTGCTGAATTAATTGCTAATGGGATTAAATTACGTCGGGAAAATGACGATACACGTCCAATGGATATCGTTGCTTGTGAGAACATGATTGGTGGGACAGACTTCTTAAATGAGAAAGTATCTGCTTACTTCGATGAGGCGGATCGTGTATACGTTGACCAATATATTGGTTTCCCCAATGCAGCGGTTGACCGTATTGTGCCTATGCAAAGTCATGAAGATCCTCTGTTTGTATCCGTTGAGCCATTCTCTGAATGGGTTATCGACCAAACAAATGTAAAAGGGACGCAAATCAAGCTAGAGGGCGTATTATACGTTGAAGATTTACTACCTTATATCGAACGTAAACTATTCTCTGTAAACACCGGGCATGCAACGACAGCTTATACAGGTAAACACTATGGTTACGAAACAATTGACCAGGCCTTAAAAGACGACAATGTCTTACAACAATTACAAGCAGTGCTAGCAGAAACTGGTGCCTTATTAATTGAAAAATGGGACTTTGACCAAGAAGCACACGCAGCTTATGCCAACAAAATCGTAGGCCGTTTCCAAAACAGCCACATTTCAGATGCTATTACACGTGTTGCCCGTACACCAATCCGTAAATTAGGTTACGACGAACGCTTTATCCGTCCAATTCGTGAGGCAAAAGAACGTGGCCTAGCTTACGACGCTTTACTTGAAACAGTCGCATACATTTTTGAATACAGTGACGCAGACGATGAACAAAGCCAAGAACTACAAAAAATGTTAGCAGACCAACCACTTGACCAAGTTATTCAAACGGTCACTGGTCTTGAAGACGCTGACTTAGTAGCTGAAATTGCTAGTAAAATTAAATAA